The genomic stretch TCCGGCATTTCTGCATGGCATCCTTGATCAGTTCAATTTCCATCTCTCGCCGTGTTGTAGATGTCTTTTCAGGCTCCACGGGTTTTTGCTCCAACTCCGGGGGCAAACAAGTTTTAGAAATCAAACTCCCCATACACAACAACGTCGCCCGTTTCACGATATTACGCATTTCCCGTAAATTCCCCGGCCACGAGTAAGTTCTAAAAATACGCATAACCTCCTCATCAAACCCAGCCACTTGTTTCCCCAACTCCTCGTTCGCCTTATCCAAGAAATGATTGGCAAAAATCAGAATATCCTCTTTTCTCTCCCGAAGGGGCAATGCCTGAATGGAAAATTCATTCAAACGATGATACAAATCCTCCCGGAAACGACCACTTGCGACGGCCTCTTTGAGATTCTCATTCGTGGCTGAAATAATACGAACATCAAAAGGAATATCAACATTCCCACCCACCGGATGCACCTTTCGCTCTTCGAGTGCGCGCAACAACTGAACTTGCACGTCATAAGGCAAATTACCAATCTCATCCAAGAAAATTGTACCCCCCGATGCGGTCACGAAATACCCCTGTTTATCGGTAACAGCGCCCGTGAAAGAACCTTTAATATGTCCGAAGAACTCACTTGCGGCAAGGTCCTTCGGTATCGCCCCGCAATCAACCGCCACGAAAGGCCCATCCTTCCGGTTACTCATCGAGTGAATCAGGCGAGCGATATACTCTTTACCCGTACCACTCTCCCCGTTAATCAAAACCGTCATCGTGGTAGGCCCTACCAGATGAATATATTCATATTGCCGGTCGGCACCCTCGCTCACTCCTTTTATATAAGAAAAGCTCGTCGTTTTCGCTTTCGCAGGAATAGACTTGGCAACAGGACCAGCCTCCAACTTCAAAGCCTCCTGTAACTTTTTAAGAATCTCATCCGGGATAACAGGCTTAGCCACGTAGTCAAAAGCTCCCAGTTTAATCGCTGTAACCGCAGTCTGTATATCGGCATACCCCGTCATTAGAAGTACCTGTGTTTCCGGTGTTTTTTCCTTGATCACCCGGAGCAAATCGATCCCATCCTTATCCGGCAAACGCAAATCCGTCAACACGAGATCAAATCCTGCTTTATCCAATTGTTTTACAGCGTCTTTGTAGGAAAAAGCAGTATCTACCTCAAATCCACGTTTTTCCAACCATTTTCTCAACATGATACAAAATGTTGTATCGTCATCCACGATTAAAATCTTTGCCATAAGTCGATTTATTTCTAACACGAAAATAGCCTTAATCGACTAAACAAAAAAGTTTTTAACGGAATTTAGGAAAAGAAAGCAGGTAACCCTCTAAAAAAGAGATACCTGCTAGAAACAAATGTAATAAATCTCTTCAAACCTCCAACTACACGAATAAAACTCCCGCTCTTACTAACAGATATTGACGTATATCCGTCGTATTTATATTAATCATTGTCTATCATAAAGATAATTAGGTTCACACTACTTCATTTCAGGTTCTGCTAAGAAATGCGGTAACAAAAGTCCCGAAATAGCTATTACGATAAAAAATATACAAATTCCCATAACCAATCAATTTTAATCATTCAACCATTTGCTTATAGTATAGAGAATTGTATGCCATCGCTGAACAGAAATCGTAATTGCGAAACATAGTTATGTATATCAATTACTTGCACAACAACATTGAAAGAATAAGTATGTGGAAAGATGTAGAACAAGTGTGGAAAAAATCCCTACAACCTGTTCCCAAAATGTAGATTACCTGTTCCCCAACAGGTCTTCTACCGCCTCACGAACCGTAGTAATATCCCAGCCAGATACTCTTTGCTCGAATTTATCTTTAATCTCCGGCAGACAAAGGTTACCCATGCTTCCCTCGTGTGTATGATGAATCTCCCGTAACCCATCACGGTAATGCCCCTCTTGAATTTGCATACCAATTTCCCGGTAAGCCTCCCGGAATGGAATCCCGGCCATTACTCGTTCATTCACATCCTCCACGGAAAAAATATAGGCATAACGGGAATCGCATAAAACATCCCGTTTCACTTCCATTTCCTGTAACACGAGATGAGCCATAAAAAGGGAATCGTTCAACTCTTGAAAAGCGGGTAAAAACAACTCCTTGGTCAATTGCATATCCCGAAAATACCCGGAAGTCAGGTTTGTACAGATCATAGCCATTTGCATGGGAAGCGACTGCAAGTGATTACATTTCGCTCGGATTAACTCGAATATATCCGGATTCTTCTTGTGCGGCATGATACTGGACCCTGTTGTGTACTTATCCGGCAAATGTACAAACCCGAAATTATTACAAGCAAAAAGACAAACATCAGCAGCCAAACGTCCCAAAGTCGTCGCCACGGCAGCCAACCCGAATAACACGTTCTTTTCCATCTTTCCTCTTTGCATTTGGGCGTAAACCACGTTATAAGCCAAACTTGAAAATCCGAGCAAATCAGTCGTCATTTGCCGGTTCAAAGCAATCGACGAGCCATAACCTGCCCCAGAACCAAGAGGATTCGTGTTCACCATATCGTAAGCCGCCTTTAACGCCAACAAATCGTCAGCAAGCGATTCGGCATAAGCACCAAACCACAAGCCGAAAGAAGAAGGCATGGCCACCTGCAAATGCGTGTAACCGGGAATCAACACATCTTTATTCTCCTCTGCCCGCCGTATCAACAAATCAAACAAACGTTCTATATGTTCCAACGTCTCGAATATTGCCTCTCGGGTAAATAATTTCAAATCAAGTAACACCTGATCATTCCGAGAACGTCCCGTGTGAATCTTTTTCCCCGCATCCCCACATTCCCGCACCAACAATAACTCAATCTGAGAATGTACATCTTCAATTCCCTCTTCTATCACGAACTCGCCTCTTTCCACCATCCCGTAAATATCAACCAATGCTCGTTGTAAAGATTTATATTCCTCCCCGTTCACCAAGCCCACAGCATGTAACATTTTCAAGTGAGCCAAATTCCCAATGACATCGGCCCCCGCCAGCATAACATCTAGCTCCCGGTCTTTCCCTATTGTAAATGATTCCGTAAAACCATCTATATCATATCCTTTATCCCAAAGCTTCATTCTATTTTAGATTTTAAATTTTAGATTCCAGCCGTACAAAGCCAACGCCTTTTGATTTTCTACTTTTAACTTGTAGCTCTTATCTTTTAGTTTTTAGCTTTTATCTCTTCAACCACCCCCTCTAACTCCCCCTTTTCAAGGGGGAGAAACGAACGCAAGAAACCACCACAATATCCCAATGCAGCGCATCCTCCCCCTGTGTAAGGGGGAGCCAGAGGGGGTAGTTTTTAACTTTTAGCTTGTTTAAATCTATAATTCAAAATATTGAATTATAGATTTAAACAATTCAATCCCCTCCCGGATCTCTTCCAAACAAATGTATTCATTTGCCGTGTGCGAGCGAGCGCTGTCCCCGGGTCCTATTTTCAGAGAGGGGCATGGAATCACCGCCTGATTCGATGTCGTCGGGGAACCGTAAAGAGATAACCCCAACTCGATGCATCGTTTCACCATCGGGTGAGAAAGCGAAACAGAAGATGAGTTCAGTGAAAAAGAGCGAGGGATCATATCGCATTTCACGTGATCACGGATCGTATCAAATATTTCCTGGTTTGTGTAAAGTTCATTTACCCGTATATCCACCATGAAATGACAAGTTGCAGGAACCATGTTATGCAAGGTTCCCGCCTCGATCCCCGTTACGCTCATTTTCACTGGCCCTAATAATTCCGAAATCCTTTCGAACCGATAAGTACGAAACCAATGTATATCTTCCATTGCCTCATAAATGGCATTCACCCCTTCCTCCCTTGCAGCGTGTCCCGCTTTTCCCCGAGCGTAACAATCTAACACCATCAACCCCTTTTCCGCTATCGCCGGACACATTCCCGTAGGCTCTCCCACAAGAGCAAAATCAACCCGACCAAATTCCGGAAACACGCTTTGAATCCCGCCACTTCCCGTATTCTCCTCTTCCGCGGATGCCAAGAATATCAGATTACACGGCAAACTCTCGGATGCCAATTCAACAAAAACTGCCAGCATCGAGACAAGACTTCCCCCCGTGTCATTACTTCCCAAACCAAATAACTTTCCCTCCTTCACAATCGGCGTAAAAGGATCACTATCCCAAGTTCCGTTAGGACGCACGGTATCCAAGTGTGCATCGAGTAATAACGTGGGTTTCGTTTCATCGAAATTCTTTGAACAACTCCACACGTTATTACCTTTGCGATGCACGTCGAACCTATATCTTTTCAACACATCGGTAATCAAATCAGCCACCTTATCCTCTTGCTTACTGAAAGAAGGGATTGATATAATTTGTTTTAAAAGTTCTATTGCTCCACTCGCATCCATTGTTTTTCCAATATTATCCTAGTTCCCGCATCCGGTTGGTCCAAATCATCCGGATGAATCAACCGAACCGCCTGCACCCCGTTAGAAACAGATTTAAATGCGTTATCCAGTTTTGGGATCATGCCGGAATGAATCATCCCGCTTTGCTTATATTTTTCATACAAAGACGGGGTAAGACAAGGAATTACGGAACCTTCATCCGTCAACACCCCCTTTTTATCAAAACAATAAATCAACTCCACGTCATAGCACATTCCCAACGTCTCTGCCACCGCCGCCGCAATCCCATCTGCGTTAGAATTCAACAACACACCCTTCCCGTCGTGCGTGATCGGAGAAATAACAGGTACCACCCTGGCCTGTAACAATAATTCGAGAGTCCCCATACGCACCAGTCGGACATCCCCCACGTACCCCCAATCAATACTCTGCCCTTCCCGCCGATCAGCTTGCACCAGATTCAGGTCGCACCCGGAAAGTCCACAAGCATTCACCCCCAAAGCCTGCAAACGAGCAACCAACGTTTTGTTGACCCACCCGGCATAAACCATCACCGTGACTTCCAGAGTCTCCCAATCGGTCACCCGCCTCCCATCAATCATTTTGCGGGGAATCCCCAATCGTTCCGCAAGCTGCCCGGCAAAAGTCCCACCACCATGCACGATAACAAAAGGAGAAGTCATCGATGCGAACTTCCGGCACAACCGGCTCAGCAGTCCCGCATCCTCGATCAAGGCACCCCCGATTTTTATGACTTTACATTTCATCTGTTAATTCATTACTTGTTTAAACCGAGCGACAAACTCATCAACTTCCTCCCGGGTAATACACAACGGGGGCAATAAACGCAAGGTGTTTTTCCCGCTATTTCCCGTGATCACGTGTTGATTCACCAGCAAACGACGACGGAAAATCGAATGAGGAATATCAATATCCACCCCAACCATCAATCCCTTTCCCCGAACTTCAATCACCCCGTTCAAAACTTTTAATCGCTCCATCAGATACCCACCGACACGATCGGCATTTTCCACCAATTGCTCGTCCTTGATCACATCCAACACGGCAATCCCAGCCGCACAAGCCAAATGATTTCCCCCGAATGTGGTTCCCAACATCCCCTTCTCCGCCTTGATCGACTTGCGAATCAATACTCCGGCTACCGGGAATCCGTTGCCCATTCCTTTCGCCATAGTGATCATGTCCGGCTCGATCCCCGCATACTGATAAGCAAAGAATTTCCCGCTCCGCCCGTAGCCTGACTGGATTTCATCCAAAATCAACAACGTACCTGTCTGATCACAAACCTCACGAGCCGCCCGCAGAAACTCTCCTGTCGGAATCCGGATTCCCCCGACACCTTGAATTCCCTCCACGATGACAGCTGCATATTCCTCCCCGGACAACTCCCGTTTCAAAGTCTCCACGTCATTCAAATCGATAAATGTCACTTGATGCCCCCTGTTCCAAGGTGCCTGTATTGTCGGGTTATCCGTGATGGCAACCGCCCCGCTCGTACGCCCGTGAAAGGCAGCGTGCATGGCCAGTATTTTCGAACGCCCCGTAATAAAAGAAGACAGTTTCAAGGCATTCTCGTTAGCCTCCGCCCCACTGTTACAAAGAAACAAATTATAATCCGTACAACCGGAAAGCTCCCGTAACTTCCGCTCCAACTCCTCCTGCAAATGATTCTTCACGGCATTTGAATAAAACCCGATACGATTCAATTGCCCCGTCACCAACTCCACGTAATGCGGATGGGAATGTCCGATCGAAATAACAGCGTGTCCCCCGTAAAAATCAAGGTATTTATTTCCATCACGATCCCAGAAATAAGCTTTCTCCGCCTTGACCGGCTCTATATCCAATAAATTGTAAACATCAAACATACTCGAATAAATTAAAAATAACTGGCTTTCAAACCCAAACCCGCTGTTTCTTCCAGTCCGAACATCAGGTTCATATTCTGCACAGCCTGCCCGGATGCCCCCTTTAACAGGTTATCAATCACGGAAGTCACTAACACGTTACGATCCTGCTGTTCGACATGAACAAAACAATAATTCGTATTCACTACCTGTTTCAAATAAACAGGCTCGTCACTCATCACCGTGAAAGGATGTCCCTCGTAACAAGCAGCATACATAGATCGAATTTCCGACAAATCCCGTTCACTTGCGAAAACCGCATTTACCATGATCCCCCGGGCATGACACCCGCGCACCGGAACAAAAGCAATATCCGCCTGCACATCTTCATCCTGCCCGGCCAAAGTTTCCCGTATTTCAGCCAAATGCTGGTGAGAAAAAACTTTATAAACCGAAAGATTCTGCGCCCGATGACTATAATGCGTCTCTTCCGTCGGTTTCTGTCCCGCACCCGTCGCCCCTGTAATCCCGAAGACCGACACGTGGGCAGGTAGCAAACCGCTCTTCGCCAACGGTAGCAACCCCAATTCTATTGCCGTCGCAAAACATCCCGGATTCGCCACGTGCCAAGCTCCTCGTATCCGCTCCCGATTCAGCTCCGGTAAACCGTAAACAAAATCCCCGGCATTTGACTTTAACCGGAAATCATGACTCAAATCAATGATTCGCACGGATGCCGGAACCGGATGCCGTTCTAAAAATTGGGCCGACATCCCGTGTCCCATGCACAGGAAAAGAACATCAATATCCGTCAAATCCAAATCGGAAAACTTCAAATTCATGTAAATCAAATCCCGATGAACCCGTCCGACAGGCTCTCCCCGGTGCGATTCACTCTGTAAATAACGTAATTCCACTTGCGGATGAGAAATTAATATGCGGATCAATTCCCCCGCGGTGTAACCGGCAGCCCCGGCAATGCCCACTCTGATCATAACTCCTCCTTGCTCTTCTCGTTCACCGCATGATAAACCCGCAAAGGCATCGACAACATCCGGGTAAAACCCTTCACATCCTCTGCCGTCCAAGCCTTGTTCTCCTCCCCGTAACAAGCAAACGTGGCATCCATCAGATCATGATCTGACCGCACTCCCAACAATTCGAAACAATAGGGACGCATCAGAACCCGCACGTCACCCGAAACGTATCGTTGTGTATCTTTTAAGAAACTCTCGATATTCCGCATAACAGGTTCCCCGTACATGGCCTCGTGTAAAAACATCCCGTACCAGTTGGCCAGTTGTTCCTTCCAATACATCTGCCATTTCGTGAGCGTATGTTTTTCCAGTAATTCATGAGCTTTAATAATCATCAACGGAGCAGCCGCCTCGAAACCGACACGTCCTTTAATCCCCACAATCGTGTCCCCCACGTGGGTGTCACGACCGATTGCCCAAGCAGAGGCCAAAGCCTCCACCCGGCGGATAGCCTCGATTTTATCCGTGTAACATTCACCATTTACCCGGCATAACTCTCCCCGTTCAAACGACAAGATTAACTCCTCTTCGCCCTCCTTCTCCAAAGAAGAAGGATAAGCCTCTCCCGGAATATACTCCCATGAATTCAATGTTTCTTTCCCTCCCACCGAGGTTCCCCAAAGTCCTTTGTTGATGGAATAAGCCATTTTGGACCAATCCCGCTCCACACCTTTCGATTTCAAATAGGCAATTTCCTCTTCCCGGCTCAGTTTCAAATCACGAGTCGGGGTTATAATTTCCATTTCCGGGGCAAACACGGAAAAACAAAGATCAAAACGAACCTGGTCATTCCCGGCCCCCGTACTTCCATGAGCCAAGCCGTCCGCCCCGATCTCCT from Butyricimonas virosa encodes the following:
- the argB gene encoding acetylglutamate kinase, whose product is MKCKVIKIGGALIEDAGLLSRLCRKFASMTSPFVIVHGGGTFAGQLAERLGIPRKMIDGRRVTDWETLEVTVMVYAGWVNKTLVARLQALGVNACGLSGCDLNLVQADRREGQSIDWGYVGDVRLVRMGTLELLLQARVVPVISPITHDGKGVLLNSNADGIAAAVAETLGMCYDVELIYCFDKKGVLTDEGSVIPCLTPSLYEKYKQSGMIHSGMIPKLDNAFKSVSNGVQAVRLIHPDDLDQPDAGTRIILEKQWMRVEQ
- a CDS encoding sigma-54-dependent transcriptional regulator, with the protein product MAKILIVDDDTTFCIMLRKWLEKRGFEVDTAFSYKDAVKQLDKAGFDLVLTDLRLPDKDGIDLLRVIKEKTPETQVLLMTGYADIQTAVTAIKLGAFDYVAKPVIPDEILKKLQEALKLEAGPVAKSIPAKAKTTSFSYIKGVSEGADRQYEYIHLVGPTTMTVLINGESGTGKEYIARLIHSMSNRKDGPFVAVDCGAIPKDLAASEFFGHIKGSFTGAVTDKQGYFVTASGGTIFLDEIGNLPYDVQVQLLRALEERKVHPVGGNVDIPFDVRIISATNENLKEAVASGRFREDLYHRLNEFSIQALPLRERKEDILIFANHFLDKANEELGKQVAGFDEEVMRIFRTYSWPGNLREMRNIVKRATLLCMGSLISKTCLPPELEQKPVEPEKTSTTRREMEIELIKDAMQKCRNNKSEAARMLQIDRKTLYNKLKSFGLEDL
- a CDS encoding argininosuccinate synthase, whose product is MKKVVLAYSGGLDTSYCVKYLSEEMGLEVYTALANTGGFTPGELAGIEEKAYALGAKKHVTLDVTGEYYEKCIKYMIFGNVLRNKTYPVSVSSERTFQALAIVRYAKEIGADGLAHGSTGAGNDQVRFDLCFSVFAPEMEIITPTRDLKLSREEEIAYLKSKGVERDWSKMAYSINKGLWGTSVGGKETLNSWEYIPGEAYPSSLEKEGEEELILSFERGELCRVNGECYTDKIEAIRRVEALASAWAIGRDTHVGDTIVGIKGRVGFEAAAPLMIIKAHELLEKHTLTKWQMYWKEQLANWYGMFLHEAMYGEPVMRNIESFLKDTQRYVSGDVRVLMRPYCFELLGVRSDHDLMDATFACYGEENKAWTAEDVKGFTRMLSMPLRVYHAVNEKSKEEL
- the argH gene encoding argininosuccinate lyase, giving the protein MKLWDKGYDIDGFTESFTIGKDRELDVMLAGADVIGNLAHLKMLHAVGLVNGEEYKSLQRALVDIYGMVERGEFVIEEGIEDVHSQIELLLVRECGDAGKKIHTGRSRNDQVLLDLKLFTREAIFETLEHIERLFDLLIRRAEENKDVLIPGYTHLQVAMPSSFGLWFGAYAESLADDLLALKAAYDMVNTNPLGSGAGYGSSIALNRQMTTDLLGFSSLAYNVVYAQMQRGKMEKNVLFGLAAVATTLGRLAADVCLFACNNFGFVHLPDKYTTGSSIMPHKKNPDIFELIRAKCNHLQSLPMQMAMICTNLTSGYFRDMQLTKELFLPAFQELNDSLFMAHLVLQEMEVKRDVLCDSRYAYIFSVEDVNERVMAGIPFREAYREIGMQIQEGHYRDGLREIHHTHEGSMGNLCLPEIKDKFEQRVSGWDITTVREAVEDLLGNR
- the argC gene encoding N-acetyl-gamma-glutamyl-phosphate reductase; its protein translation is MIRVGIAGAAGYTAGELIRILISHPQVELRYLQSESHRGEPVGRVHRDLIYMNLKFSDLDLTDIDVLFLCMGHGMSAQFLERHPVPASVRIIDLSHDFRLKSNAGDFVYGLPELNRERIRGAWHVANPGCFATAIELGLLPLAKSGLLPAHVSVFGITGATGAGQKPTEETHYSHRAQNLSVYKVFSHQHLAEIRETLAGQDEDVQADIAFVPVRGCHARGIMVNAVFASERDLSEIRSMYAACYEGHPFTVMSDEPVYLKQVVNTNYCFVHVEQQDRNVLVTSVIDNLLKGASGQAVQNMNLMFGLEETAGLGLKASYF
- a CDS encoding aspartate aminotransferase family protein; this encodes MFDVYNLLDIEPVKAEKAYFWDRDGNKYLDFYGGHAVISIGHSHPHYVELVTGQLNRIGFYSNAVKNHLQEELERKLRELSGCTDYNLFLCNSGAEANENALKLSSFITGRSKILAMHAAFHGRTSGAVAITDNPTIQAPWNRGHQVTFIDLNDVETLKRELSGEEYAAVIVEGIQGVGGIRIPTGEFLRAAREVCDQTGTLLILDEIQSGYGRSGKFFAYQYAGIEPDMITMAKGMGNGFPVAGVLIRKSIKAEKGMLGTTFGGNHLACAAGIAVLDVIKDEQLVENADRVGGYLMERLKVLNGVIEVRGKGLMVGVDIDIPHSIFRRRLLVNQHVITGNSGKNTLRLLPPLCITREEVDEFVARFKQVMN
- a CDS encoding M20 family metallo-hydrolase, which encodes MDASGAIELLKQIISIPSFSKQEDKVADLITDVLKRYRFDVHRKGNNVWSCSKNFDETKPTLLLDAHLDTVRPNGTWDSDPFTPIVKEGKLFGLGSNDTGGSLVSMLAVFVELASESLPCNLIFLASAEEENTGSGGIQSVFPEFGRVDFALVGEPTGMCPAIAEKGLMVLDCYARGKAGHAAREEGVNAIYEAMEDIHWFRTYRFERISELLGPVKMSVTGIEAGTLHNMVPATCHFMVDIRVNELYTNQEIFDTIRDHVKCDMIPRSFSLNSSSVSLSHPMVKRCIELGLSLYGSPTTSNQAVIPCPSLKIGPGDSARSHTANEYICLEEIREGIELFKSIIQYFEL